GAGGCAATGTGTATACGTATCTAATCTAATCTAATCtcgaggatgaggtcatTACCCGTGCATTGACTTTCCGAGTGGGGAAAAAGTCCCGATCAACACCACAACAGGCACCCGCATTTCAAGGGTACTTCACTCAGCATCTCCTTTCTGAACACCTATGTTGTGCTTCAGGATAGCACCATGGAAGCTCACAATATAGCTGTCGCCACCATCGCGGCACAAGTTCACCAATTCCACAAAAACCAACAACCCTTCCGCATTTACCATGGCTCCACGAACAGCACGCGACAATCGCAACATAGCGCGGCCAACACCATTAACACCGCGAATCTGAACCATGTCCTGGCTGTTGACACAGACCGCAAGACAGTTCTGGTCGAGCCTAACGTCCCCATGGACGAACTCGTCAAGGCCACCCTCCCTCACGGCCTTATCCCGCTGGTCGTGATGGAATTCCCCGGTATCACCGCAGGCGGCGGCTTCTCCGGAACGTCCGGCGAGAGCAGCTCCTTTCGACACGGATTCTTCGATGCGACGGTGAACCGGATCGAGCTCGTCCTAGCTAACGGCGACATTCGTACAGCTTCCCAAAAGGCTCCCGACGAGAAGGAACTCTTCTGGGCTGCGGCCTCATCCTTTGGAACTCTCGGTGTCGTAACTATGCTCGAGATCCAATGTCGCGAAGCAAAACCCTACGTCGAACTAACCTACCACTCCACCTCCAGCATGTCCCAAGCGATGACAGTCTTCCGTGAGGCCACTGCATCCCCCAAAACCGAATACCTGGACGGCATCATCTACGCCCCAGACCACATCGTCGTCTGCGCCGGTCGCCTGGTCGACCTGCCCTCAAATCAAACCCCCATCCAACGCTTCGTACGCGCCCAAGACCCCTGGTTTTATATCCATGCGCAGCGCCAAACTCGAAAAATCCATCGCCCGAACGCCGAACCCCCCGCCTCGGTCACCTACTACGTCCCCATCCAAGATTACCTCTTCCGGTACGACCGCGGTGCATTCTGGACGGGTCGTTATGCCTTCAGTTACTTCGTCACGCCTTTTAATCGTATCACCCGGTATATCCTCGATACCTTTATGCACACCCGAGTCATGTACCACGCCTTACACGAGAGCGGGCTCTCGAAACAACACATCATCCAAGACGTGGCGGTGCCGTACAAAGCGACAGGAGAGTTTCTCACCTGGCTCGATAACAAAGAGACCTTCGGCGCGTATCCGATCTGGTTGTGTCCGCTGCATCATTCGCAGGGGATCATGGCTCGCGGCGCCGAGGCGGGACCGCATCAATCtcagaaggaagaggaccCTGAGGATGACGGGGACTGTCTGATGAACTTTGGGCTGTGGGCGCCGTCCCCCCATGCGTCGGATACGGGAGCGTTCATTGCGCAGAATCGGCGGCTGGAACACAAGGTCAGGGAGTTGGGCGGGAAGAAGTGGCTGTATGCCCATGCGTACTATACAGAGGAGGAGTTTTGGTCGATCTATGATCGGAAACGCTATGATGCGTTGCGGGAGAAGTATCATGCGGCGCATTTGCCGGATTTGTATCAGAAGGTGCGGGTTAATTTGAGTCCCAAAAGCGATGGGGCCACCGAGGGATGGATCGGGTGGGCGAAGAGGATGGCGTGGGAGACGTGGCCGGTGTGTGggttgtacggagtatataagGCTTGGAGAGGAGGTGACTACTATCTGATcaaaagcaagaaggacTGAGGTGGGAAGTACTGCTTTTACTTCCCGCTATCTGAAAGTTGATTTTAAACTAGTCTTACATGGCCATATACCGGGTGGCTAGCATTGAAGCCAGGACAGGAATTGTAAGGACATCAATGGTATCATAATATATCACATCGCGCTGTTCATGGAAAGAGCTAGGGAGCTTAGTCGCGCGAGACTCCGTATGGGCTCCTCAAATTACTGCACGCCCACTGGCCGTGCCCCCGACAGGTTCACGACGCGACCTCCGCCGGCCGCTGCCAGACTACCACCAGCCACGGGCGGCGGAGGTTGGACCCAACCAGGGACCCGGTCATCCTCCGATTCGCGGGCGGAGATAGTCTGCCAGACATTCGGAAAGCCGGTCGGCAAGGCGCCACGCAGGCGTGCACCGGGAATGGCGAACCGAGGGTTCTTGTGGGTTAAGTAGCCGCGCATTAGTCCCTGGGTGAGGAGAGACGCTAGGATGGATTCAAGCTCTCGCATCATGGGCGTTGGCTTTCCTTGCTCAGTTTCTGAGTCTAACTCGACCCGGTGGGTGTATGGATCTAGTTCATATTGAGAGTAGTCGGCGTCGGGCTGTCCGTCCACCAAGACTCCTGGTGGATTGGACTGCCACTGTCCCATGTCGTCAAAACATCCGTCCGGCGTGAGAAAGTCTTCATATTTGGACAATAATTCTGGGTCAGGCTTGGACTGCGGACCGTCAACCTCGTCAACTCCCCCGAAATCGTGATCGGGTAGTTTATACACCAGTTGCGATCCGAACTCGTTCTGCCCGGCCTGTGCGTCACGGTTTTGACCGGACGGATCAAAGCCGAGAGAGCCATGCAAGGACTGCGCATGTTGTGATTGGAGCCATCGCACTGCAGTTTCGAGTTTGTGGAGGTacaggaaaggaggaggtcCGCGCTGGGCGGAGCCTTGGGGTTCCCCATGAAAGCCGCCGTGGATGAATACTTTTCGCGCAAGCGCACGCCATACGATGATTTCGCACCGATTGCGCAGGGCAAGGAGAATGCCCTTCTGTGCAAACCATTCCGTGGCCGGTGAGTCCAGCGCAAGATGCTCTCGGAAGGCAATGTAATCACCGCGAACGATGAGTCGACAGATCGGAACAAATTTGTCGGCTAGCCCCTCTGATTCCGGCCGTTGTAGCAACTCTAATGAAGGAAAGCGACCCATGATGATGTTACATGGTATCAGGTACGTCAGGATGACTCGCTTTTGGCTGAGCGCCTGGCGATGGCATTGGTCGTAGGCGGATTGAAGGGCGATCTGGGCGGGGTAAAAGAGATTGTTGGAAAAAAGATATCGTCCGAGGTAGTAAAGGTAGGTCACTCTTTGGGAAGCGGGGAAGTATTTCAGCGGCGGGGACTGGGCGCTGATACTAGAAAACATCTGTTCTGCATTTCGGAGTTTCCCGCACTGGAGTCATCTGCGTCAGTTCCTAGGAGCGGTCGAAGAGGTCTCAATCTGGACCGTACCTGGAAAAGCAACTTCAGGCACAGGTTGGCCATGAGATAGATGCCCACCCGCTTGCCCTCGGGCTTGCCATGAACCCCCGGGGTTCCGCTGCGATCCGTGAGGCACTTGATGAACGCTTCCCGGACGACATTCGCGGATTTCTCGACTAATGTCACTTTCTCAATGCTCTCGTCCTGATCAGAGCGACCCTCCATTCTCAACAAATGTGCGATCAATTCGGGGCGGCGATCGAGGCCCATGGCCAGCTTCGCGAGGACTTTGGAAAGGTACAGGACGGTGGGTAGCACGATCACACCGTATTGACTGTCACCGAGTGCAAGAACAGACTGGCTATGGGCGGGGACGACCGCAGAAACAATCAGTAACCGGCCAGGACGACAGGAGCCCAGCGTTACTTCCGATGGCGGTGATATACCATAGAGAGTAATGCTGCGATTCAGGTGAAGGATGCATCCAGAAGGACTTACTTCACCAGCCCTTTCAGCAGGTTGTAGGTTTCGAGCAGGTTGTCGACGTTCACGTCGCGGAGAAATGTGAAATACAGCTTCATGAAGGTCGGAAACGCGGTCCATGAGCTGCCATTCCTGGTGCGCGGGACGAGCCCTTCGCATCGGCGCAGGAGATCAGCCTCTTTCGGTCCATTGGGATATTGCTGCCGTAACTCCTCGACCATCTGTCGGTAAATGTCGGACAACGGAGGTTCGATTTGTAGGAAATCTTGGAGCTTCGAGCCGTCGCGATTCCCAATAATCTCTGAGATCCCCGACAAGAATTTGTCAAGGACCGGAGCGCCTTGCATGGCCATATTGGTGAATGGGTTCTTGGGAGATGGTTGGCGTCAAGGAATGAAAGCTGGTGGGCGAATGAAGATCGTCATGGGCGTGGAGTTCGCACGACGCGTGGAGGAAAAGGTTTTAGCGATAGTTGCACATGGTTATCGAAATCCAATATTTAGAGTGCGCGTATAAACAACAACGGTGACAAGGTGGAATTGGCCCGTGGAGGTCGAGGTCGACACAATTGAGGATCACATTATCGCTGGAAGTTCTGGCGGATGCCATGCTTGACCGCCCTAGACCCAATCGGGAACAGGTCACGTTTTGGGCAGAATATCCACGTCTCTTGTGTTTACAGAGTATGTTCCGTATTGTCAAGTATCATtaacacacacacacacacacactcaGTTACGACTTAGTATTCCCACGGATTGATCGCATCTCCAGTAAGAAGTCGGTGATGTTGACTAGTTGGACTGGGTTGATCATGATCCGTCAATCAATGAAGATCAGTCGCCTCCAATGACGTTCCGACATGGGATTCCACACCAGGATATCCTAACATTTTGAATTTCCATATGAAAAAGGCTGGACTCCAGGACAGATGAAATAGTAACTCGTCAGTACGACTCGGGACGGAAACTGGTTCGAAGACGGAGCTAACGGGAACAGGCAACTCCCGATAAGATAAGATGCACCTGGGAAGGGATGATGCCTGAGAAAACAGGATGGAAATGGGGAGAGACGGGATGTGATGGCATGAGAGAGGAACATAACGTAATGGAGGCAGCATGGATTCTGACCAGATCTCTCCCGCATGATGAAACCATTGGTTCTTCTTGCGTGGCCTTCTCCTTTTCACAtgcattgaaaagaaaacgacCTTCCGACCAGTGATCCACCCACTACGTCATGGTTTTGCATCTTGCTGCCATTGAAAAAGCGCCTCGATTCTCTCCTCTCGTCGTCTTTCTTTGACACACACAAACTATCGAAAATAAACTGATACACAACCGTTTCttacttttcccttttgtaTCAATTGACTGGCTAGTTTCGGTGAATCCTCAAAGACAGCCACCATGGTTCAGCCAGGGACGTCACAGTCCTCCTGGGTGGACTTCATCAAACACCCTTTCGTGGGCACCTTCACCTTTTTCTATCTCCTGTTTCAAGCGGTTCTCAACTGGTTCTTTGCTCCTGCCCCTCCGCCACCCGCTTCACTCGTCAATGGCCTTCCCAAGAAGCGAGTGGCTGTCATTGGTGCTGGGTTAACGGGCGTGTCCGCCGCAGCTCACTGTGTTGGTCATGGATTCGACGTACAGATCTTCGAGGCGCGTTCCAAGGCGAAGGGATTGGGCGGTATCTGGAGTGTATGTTTTCATGATTTTCAATTACAAGACAATGGCTGATACAATGACCTGGCAGAGGGTGAACTCCACGTCCTCCTTGCAGATTCATAGTATCATGTACCGATTCCATCCGTCGGTGAAATACGATAATGCGTATCCGACGCAGGGAGAGATTCGTGAGCAAATTGTAGACGTGTGGAAGCGCTATGGCCTGCAGAAACATACGGCATTCGAAACCCCCGTGACCTCCGTGAAGCAGGCCAAGGATGGCAAATGGATTATcaatgatgacgaagagaaaTACGGCCGCTTTGATGGCGTGGTGGCATCGGTAGGTGTCTGTGGAGACCCGAAGATGCCGCCGTTGCCCGACCAGGAGCAGTTTAAAGGTAATATCTATCACTCGTCGGAACTGGATGGCAAGGATGTCGAAGGGAAAAAGGTGCTCATCATCGGCGGCGGTGCCAGCGCCATTGAGGCCCTGGAGTTTGCGGTTCAGTCAAAAGCGGCGGAAATCGATGTCCTGTCGCGGTCGGATAAGTGGATCATCCCCCGGAACGTGCTGGTGCAGTCCTTGTTGGCGTTGAACATCTTTGGAATGGAGACATCCTTTTCGTGGATCCCGGAATGGTTCCTGCACAAGTTCTTCTATCGGGATTTGCAGGATATTGCACCCTCGGGCGGCCTCTTCACGACAACGCCGATGGCGAACTCGGAGCTCTTCGACAAGATTCGGGAGGGTAAGGCGCGATGGCTGCGCGGCGATATTGTCTCCGTGAAGGAGAACGGGATCCTTTTCAATCGCCGCGCCAGAAAGGTGCCCAAGGGCGGTCCGGGCCATGAGTCGGTCATCACGGGAGATGTTATTATCATGGCGACCGGCTTTAAGCGTCCGTCACTATCCTTCTTGCCTGACGATGCGTTCGAAGAGCCGTATACCCCACCTAGCTGGTATTTGCAGGTGTTTCCCCCGAAGTACCCCGAGATTTGCGCCAACAATAGCACTTATGTGGACGCTATTGGAACCGTGGGCAATATGCATATTGGCATCTACACGCGCTTTTTGCTCATGTTCTTGACGGATCCCTTGACGCAACCCACGGAGGGTCGCATGAAGACTTGGATCGACTTCACCCGCTTTGTGAAACAACATTCCCCGACCAACGCATTCGACTTCTTCACGTACTCCGAATTGATCTACTGGTTTGTGTTTGTGATCCTGGTCAACCCATTCCGGTGGAAGTGGGCACCGTTCGTGCTGTTCGGTGTTGGCCGAGCGCTCCCAATGGGGGTGGTCAGGCAAGAAGAGTCGTTCCGCAAGCAGTTGAAGCAACAGCGCTAAATCATGTTTTCAAGCACTGGATTAGAGCTGTTTATCGAATGAATGGGTACTCTTCCATTCTCTCATTTGACCAGGGACACTCGAACTGCGCCTGGCCGGTACATCTGAGCCAATCGGGCTGATGTGCGCACTTCTCGCATCTCGGTGTCTCGCGGTTACACCGCGACCTAAAAATTGATTGACGCGGCACATAGATGATTAATGAGGTCATGTCTGCTTACATAGTTGAAGCATATTGCGACGCATGTAGCAAGCATTTTAATGAATGAACATTGATACAAGTTACTATGCCAGCGCCCTGTAATTCAGATCTGCCATATGCAGTTCCTACATGTAGATGAAGAGTGCTCAGAATGTCTCAACAGCTCACCCTCTGCCAACCCAGC
This window of the Aspergillus flavus chromosome 8, complete sequence genome carries:
- a CDS encoding FAD binding domain protein, with product MEAHNIAVATIAAQVHQFHKNQQPFRIYHGSTNSTRQSQHSAANTINTANLNHVLAVDTDRKTVLVEPNVPMDELVKATLPHGLIPLVVMEFPGITAGGGFSGTSGESSSFRHGFFDATVNRIELVLANGDIRTASQKAPDEKELFWAAASSFGTLGVVTMLEIQCREAKPYVELTYHSTSSMSQAMTVFREATASPKTEYLDGIIYAPDHIVVCAGRLVDLPSNQTPIQRFVRAQDPWFYIHAQRQTRKIHRPNAEPPASVTYYVPIQDYLFRYDRGAFWTGRYAFSYFVTPFNRITRYILDTFMHTRVMYHALHESGLSKQHIIQDVAVPYKATGEFLTWLDNKETFGAYPIWLCPLHHSQGIMARGAEAGPHQSQKEEDPEDDGDCLMNFGLWAPSPHASDTGAFIAQNRRLEHKVRELGGKKWLYAHAYYTEEEFWSIYDRKRYDALREKYHAAHLPDLYQKVRVNLSPKSDGATEGWIGWAKRMAWETWPVCGLYGVYKAWRGGDYYLIKSKKD
- a CDS encoding flavin-binding monooxygenase-like protein (flavin-binding monooxygenase-like protein), with protein sequence MVQPGTSQSSWVDFIKHPFVGTFTFFYLLFQAVLNWFFAPAPPPPASLVNGLPKKRVAVIGAGLTGVSAAAHCVGHGFDVQIFEARSKAKGLGGIWSRVNSTSSLQIHSIMYRFHPSVKYDNAYPTQGEIREQIVDVWKRYGLQKHTAFETPVTSVKQAKDGKWIINDDEEKYGRFDGVVASVGVCGDPKMPPLPDQEQFKGNIYHSSELDGKDVEGKKVLIIGGGASAIEALEFAVQSKAAEIDVLSRSDKWIIPRNVLVQSLLALNIFGMETSFSWIPEWFLHKFFYRDLQDIAPSGGLFTTTPMANSELFDKIREGKARWLRGDIVSVKENGILFNRRARKVPKGGPGHESVITGDVIIMATGFKRPSLSFLPDDAFEEPYTPPSWYLQVFPPKYPEICANNSTYVDAIGTVGNMHIGIYTRFLLMFLTDPLTQPTEGRMKTWIDFTRFVKQHSPTNAFDFFTYSELIYWFVFVILVNPFRWKWAPFVLFGVGRALPMGVVRQEESFRKQLKQQR